A part of Corvus cornix cornix isolate S_Up_H32 chromosome Z, ASM73873v5, whole genome shotgun sequence genomic DNA contains:
- the SETD9 gene encoding SET domain-containing protein 9 — protein sequence MWAQEPCLFTPKAGSSSRSGCCAPLPAGRARTTPSPCALGGSPLPARPQLGATPAARSQWQLRTQTRRRVSGARIGWPVCAGAAAQGARGRVEAAAMLRELRRRWGSYKYRFVPWLALNLRRQRRTLRYVPESSQDKIIADEDVFETLLKTFKALFINDFSRQADILTLLPEVKCQYQELLTVEQKQSKVNSCTHPGQHVFSPEEVLFNTLGFTVGRDQSSLVSAGTGVFVTKGFVRKGTVVSMYPGTVYRKHEPIFFQSLGNPFIFRCIDGVLIDGNDKGLSRSVYRSCSRRDQLGPFQMSDESWLTATLQNPLAVGQYVNNCSHEKAANVCYQEFDVPGHFPVELKQYLPNIVYSHDVESHLRCVVLVSLRDIKQGEELFSNYYTVVR from the exons ATGTGGGCCCAGGAGCCATGCCTCTTCACTCCCAAAGCGGGCAGCTCTTCCCGTTCCGGGTGCTGCGCGCCATTACCCGCAGGCCGAGCGCGAACCACGCCCTCACCGTGCGCCCTCGGGGGCtccccgctcccggcccggccgcaGCTCGGCGCCACCCCGGCTGCTCGCAGCCAATGGCAGCTCAGGACACAAACGCGCCGGCGTGTGTCCGGAGCTCGGATTGGTTGGCCAGTTTGCGCGGGCGCGGCGGCGCAGGGTGCGCGGGGCCGTGTGGAAGCGGCCGCCATGCTGCGGGAGCTGCGGCGGCGCTGGGGCTCCTACAAGTATCGATTCGTGCCCTGGCTCGCCCTCAACCTCCGCCGCCAGCGCAG gaCCCTTCGATATGTTCCTGAAAGCTCTCAAGACAAAATTATTGCTGATGAAGATGTCTTTGAAACActactgaaaacatttaaagcTTTATTCATAAATGATTTCAGTAGACAAGCAGATATTCTGACCTTACTTCCAGAAGTCAAGTGTCAATATCAGGAGTTACTGACTGTGGAGCAGAAGCAGTCAAAAGTAAATTCTTGTACTCATCCGGGTCAGCACGTGTTTAGTCCTGAGGAAGTTTTGTTTAACACACTTGGGTTCACTGTTGGCAGGGACCAGAGTTCCCTGGTGTCTGCTGGAACTGGAGTCTTTGTTACCAAAGGCTTTGTACGGAAAGGGACGGTTGTGTCTATGTATCCTG GTACAGTATACAGAAAACATGAGCCCATCTTTTTCCAGTCCCTTGGCAATCCCTTTATTTTTAGGTGCATTGATGGTGTCCTTATTGATGGGAACGATAAAGGACTGTCCAGATCAGTGTACAG GTCTTGCAGCAGGAGAGATCAACTTGGCCCTTTTCAAATGAGTGATGAGAGCTGGCTCACAGCCACCCTGCAGAACCCGCTGGCAGTGGGACAGTATGTCAACAACTGCTCACATG aaaaagcagcaaacgTGTGTTATCAAGAATTTGATGTGCCAGGACATTTTCCAGTAGAACTGAAACAGTATCTTCCAAACATTGTCTACAGCCATGACGTAGAGAG CCACCTGAGGTGTGTAGTTCTTGTCTCTCTCAGAGACATCAAGCAAGGAGAAGAACTTTTTTCAAATTACTACACTGTTGTCAGATGA